From Toxorhynchites rutilus septentrionalis strain SRP chromosome 2, ASM2978413v1, whole genome shotgun sequence, a single genomic window includes:
- the LOC129766102 gene encoding probable cyclin-dependent serine/threonine-protein kinase DDB_G0292550 yields the protein MASILEIIKTTSSIVPQFDGNIDKLKAFADALNLVKTFETPENKATIINVILTKLEGRARNAFTETPTSVSEISKILKAKITTSPPEQVLAKMANLKQNGGIEQFCLDLEKLVFSLETAYTAKEIPPQVAKSMANKEGVKHLAGGLKNEKTSLIIRAGNFNSYSDAMTKALEENLNNASASVFAYSQTNRNANRFNNNVDTHYNNYRRRPNDFHNRGRNQNNFNRNNFNQNNFQNQPRNNYNRFGQQNQVRDQFSNINPQRNNNNNNRRNTNFNRPQQYIRLTGNESQPTDALQSEPALTLEENKHYGDQH from the coding sequence atggCTAGCATACTCGAAATAATCAAGACTACATCGTCTATAGTTCCGCAATTCGACGGAAACATAGACAAACTGAAAGCCTTCGCTGACGCTTTAAACTtggtgaaaacatttgaaacaccGGAAAACAAAGCAACCATAATTAACGTCATACTAACCAAACTAGAGGGACGGGCGAGAAATGCATTCACTGAAACACCGACATCGGTGAGCGagataagcaaaattttaaaagcTAAAATAACGACCAGCCCACCGGAACAAGTTCTAGCTAAAATGGCTAACTTGAAACAAAACGGTGGAATCGAACAATTTTGCCTGGATTTAGAAAAATTGGTGTTCAGTTTGGAAACAGCGTACACCGCTAAAGAAATTCCGCCCCAAGTTGCCAAATCTATGGCAAACAAAGAAGGCGTCAAACATTTAGCCGGAgggttaaaaaacgaaaaaacctcgCTCATCATAAGAGCAGGGAATTTCAATTCATACTCCGACGCGATGACTAAAGCGTTGGAGGAAAACTTAAATAATGCGAGCGCATCAGTATTTGCATACTCGCAAACCAACAGAAACGCCAACCGTTTCAACAACAACGTTGACACACATTATAATAATTACAGGCGCAGGCCAAACGACTTCCATAACCGCGGTAGAAACCAAAACAATTTCAACCGCaacaatttcaaccaaaataatttccaaaaCCAACCGCGTAATAACTATAACCGTTTTGGCCAGCAAAACCAAGTTCGAGACCAATTCTCAAACATAAACCCACAgcgaaataacaacaacaacaataggcggaatacaaattttaaccGCCCTCAGCAATACATCCGCCTAACGGGAAACGAGTCACAACCGACGGACGCCCTCCAGTCCGAACCGGCATTGACATTGGAGGAAAACAAACATTACGGAGACCaacattaa